The Nicotiana tabacum cultivar K326 chromosome 1, ASM71507v2, whole genome shotgun sequence genome segment CCTTTCTCACCTAATTCCTCGTATAGACGGCTAAACGTTGCATTCTTAGCCTCCGTGACTGCCAgctttgcctccttcctagccaCTTTGTACCTCTCTCTATTCGCATTCCTCTCCTCCTCGCTTGTGCTCCCTGCTAACTTCGTGTACGCTACCTTTTTCgcctccactttaccttggactgtgtcattccaccaccagtctccttggTGCCTGCCAGAAAAACCCTTCGATACACCTagcacctctctcgccgcctccCTCACATAGTTCAtcgtcgtcgaccacatagtgctcgcgtctccactactcctccaagctcccatagcaGATAACCTACCCTCCAACTCCCGGGCTTTATCCTtggttttgagaaaaatacacttataaATACTTTTTACAAGTTTGGTCAAATACTAGGtgttgctcaaaagtgcttttcaaatcaACTAGGCAAACACAAACTAATTTTCACGAAAAAttaaaaaacacttttgaaaaaaacacttctcGCAATAAGAACATTTTACAAGCTTGGCCACATAAGCTACAGGTCCACCAAGTTGCACTAGTTTTTCTCTCTCTCAATTCAAACAAACAAGCaactaataaaagaaatattaaTCACCGTTTAACCCGATCATATATTAGTACATTCATTATGCACAATATCTAAAgggaacaaaataaaagaaatatacaTCGTGATCACATATTAGATCAATTGTATTCTTGTTGGCATAAACGCAAATTCACTTTTTTTAGGGCAAAAGGAAGCCAATTATAAGTTagtgggcatttggacataagaattgtaaaattccaaaatatggtaaaaaaaaaattaatgaaaatggtatttgaaatttagaattgtgtttggacatgaatattattttgggttgtttttgaagttttgtgaatgatttgagtgaaaatttcgaaaaatggctttttggagcttttaaaattttcgaaaattttcaaaatgcatcttcaagtaaaaattaaaaattttatgaacaaacgctaatttttgaaaaaaagtgaattttttttggaaaaaaggaaaaaatttcttatgtccaaacgagctattattttcttcttttagtgACATGAATTACAACAATaacgacccagtaaaattccactaaCGGGGAAGAATTACAACATGACTTTGAGAAAGAAGTGTCTTTTTGTTGTGCGGTTATATTATTAAGATGTGAAAAGGGAATGACTATTAGTCGAGAGTGTCAGAAAAgtaattcaaagttgtagtaggaaaccttaatttatttatttttgtcatCAAACGAAATTAGGATTTGGTTTACTTAATTTATGTCTAAATAGGATTTGTAGTTAGAATAACTATAGGAATAAGCTTTCCTGTTTCTAGTTGAAATAGGTTTCATACTATTATAAATATGGGGTATTgatagtttattttatgtgtggaGATTTGTGAGAATTGTAGAGAGCTTTCATAGAGAGTTATAATAAAATAGTATTTTTTCCTtcatattggtatcagagcttctaCTATCTTGGGAGAGAATCAAGTAGCTTCCGTTGCCTGCCGGCGGTGCTAGCCAATGTGTGCCGCCCGTCTGGCCAAAAAATATGTTGGCAAAATCATAGATAATTGTCAACAGAATTAGACTATTCAAGGAAAAGTTTCAAGagagattcaaaaaaaaaaaaaattaaagaggtgCAAACAAATATagtagaaaataaagaaattctTCTCTAAAAGTTGGAGAGCTTTTAAAAAGTTGGTTGTTGATTATGTGTGTTAACCAAATTGggtgttggtgacaaagtgcatcaacgtgTATTGAAGACaggtgcttcaacaaaattgggTGTTGGTGACAAAGTCCATCAAcggttggtgacaaagtgcatcacaTGAGTTGGAAACAGGAGCTTCAACAAAATTAggtgttggtgacaaagtgcatcaatggttggtgacaaagtgcatcaacgggAGTTGAAGACAGGTGTTTCAATAAAATCGGATGTtagtgacaaagtgcatcaacgtgAGTTGGAGACACGTGCTTCAATAAATCGAGGGATGAAGACATGTACTTTCATCAAAATTGAGAGTTGGAGAAAAGTGCTCCAACATAACTATACAACGACAAGTCAGACATATACAACTTTGAATTGCGGGAGAATGTTGAAAAACTAATTCAAAGTAGTAGTAGGAAACCTTAGTTATTTAGGATTtggtttatttaatttatatctAAATAGAATTTGTAGTTAGAATAAATATAGGAATAAGCTTTCCTGTTTCTAGTTGAAATAGGTTTCATACTATTATAAATAGGGGCATTGATAACTTATTTTATGTGTGGAGATTTGTGAGAATTGTAGAGAgctttataataaaatattttttccttcaGAGAGAAATTCAAGAATGtcaaaaagacaaaactaaaaaatatctagtttcaaaaaaaaaaatatattggggagaaaaaaagatggaaaatgtggatatttggaaCTAGTGAAGGAAGTGAGAGCCAACTAAAAGAAAAGGCGATGGGAAACCAGTGGCTCAGGTCTGAGAAGACCTGTATATGCGCGCATCAAATTCCAAGTCTTTCTCTTGCATCCACAAAACCTTTTGGCTATGGGTTTTAGGCTGCACCTCAAATGGGGTTTCTCTGTCCAACCCCCTTTCTCCTCCAACTCATCAGCATGGCCTTCTTCACATTCTTGTGAGTAACTCTCAATTACTTGAATCCCCATTTAGcactcttctttcttttatttgaatTGCTTGCTTTGAGTACATCAATTTATGTGCTAAAGATTGTAAATAGCcttttttattaaatcaatttctGCTTGCTTTGAGGCAAAAGGCCCCTAGGAAGAAGTGGAAATGTGTTGATTGTTTAATCCATTACTCAGAAGTATCTTCATGCCCATGTCTTGTTTCATAATGATCAACAACTGTGTATACTAATACTTTGGGATTTAGTGTCTTTAGTTCAGTTGATCCTGTACCTCTGTGTTTTAATCACACACATTAGCTTATTAACAAAAATGTCTGACTTGCATATTTATGATAAGATCTTAGATTAGAATAGTGGAAGATGTTTCCTCTCTGTACCCTCTCCCTTCCACGTGGGAGGTGGATCCAAGATGCTTAAATCAGTACTATTAAGTGACAACTACTGCGAACATACAACATTCACTAAGCCCGGAAAGGAAGGTTGCGATAGGCTACTAGCCAGTGTAAAACTAGCCAATTTCATGATTAATCCTCACAATTAATGTGAACATAGTGTATGTATATTAGTTGAAATTATTCAACTTTGTATATAGGTCAAGCTGAATGCAGTAGGTGGCTCGACCCACTGCCCATAAACTACATTTATCTGTGCTCCATCCACTTAATTCCAAAAGGGCGTAAGAGGGTTCTCCTTTTAATCTAATGGAATTCTGAACATGTTATCATTCTAACCAGTAAGAGATGAATTACTTAAAAAGTAATACTCATAAAGGGTATTTTGTCATGTATATGTTCTTATGCAAGTATTGCTAATCTATGTTActcggactcttcaaaaatgttGTTGGGTGCGTGCCGGATTCTCCAAAATttagtgcatttttggaggatccgacacgggtgcgggaTCTCttttggagagtccgagcaacatagttgCTAATACGCGTATGATATtactaataaaaagaaaaggcaaCCGGACACCGGATTATTAAGAATTTAATGTCACAGATTATTTCAAACAGTTTAGGTTACTGTACAGGCCTTAGTTCAGACTGTGTTACCATAATCGAATTATACCCCAATTCTGTTAGCGTGCTGTTGCTTTATGATTCTTATCTGCTGCTTCAACGTTACTTTGTGGGAAAGCTGTTACGTGCAAGGTGCAACCAATAAAAGTTTCTTTCCTCTACTGAAATGTTCAACATAACGTATAATGAAGTTCCACTCTAGTTTCTATTCTTTTCTGATTGAATGATGAATGCTAGTGGATGCTACTGGATCCTTTGTCATTGCAATAGTGTAGTATGTGACAAACAAACCATATTATATAAATGAATCCAATTATATGGGAAACTTGAGCAATTTGGGACTGTTCCTACCAGTTCTGATGCATATTTCTTAACTTCGAGAGAATACAGAAAAAATCCTTACTTCACTTGAAATTTATTGAGAAATACTGTAGGTGCATCAGATTACCTTATGTTTTATTGTAATTGGATATAATCGAAAAAATCTTGTCTCTGGCAATATTGATCTGTAGAGATAATCAATTAAACAATTTGATCTTCTCGTCCTTTTAACATCTCATGTTCAAACCAAAAACAGTTGTCCTTATCAGCGCAAATAACTTATACGTTCCGGGAATCAACAATCCTTTCATCCTGGTTCATCGTTAATTATCAGAGATTTGTCAGATAGTACAATATGAAAACTTGTGATTCTTTTACATGCTCaagtaattttggattttgtttccGCTTGAAACGAGGAGATGCAGATACAGTCTTGAAGAAATGTAGCAATTCAATGATGTAACTTTATGAGATGTTTCTTCAATCTGGTCTGACATGCCTTTGAACTAAATAGATCCGAACTTGTCATTTAATTATATATACTTTATCTGCATCTTTGGTTGGAAAATCTAATCGTTTGTAATGGATCTAAGCCAAACCATTGGTATAATGGCTCCTTAATGATAAGCAGAGCTAGTTAGTCAAGTCACTTTTCATTGACGGAAGAACCCACACAGGGACTTTTTATTGATTACAACTCATCTTCATATACAGTCAAAGGAAAGGAGGCTTTATACGATCCAGCTCGGTCTCTCAAACCTTTTATCAACGGGGACTGTGAACCTTCACATAGTGATCCTTTCAGAGTGCGGACTTGTTTATCTGACCCCCAACTGTGGACGAGTGATATATCAGTAACTACAGAAATAAAGGTTTGTTCTTCCCTTGTTAGAACTAAAGCCTGTCTTAAGGGAGTATCTTTTTTGCCTTTAGTCTGTTTTCTAAATTGCATGCCATTGCTTACTTGTGCTCTCTCTCACCAGACACGAATCGGCAGAGGATCCCCTAGCAATATATATGGAGATATTGGCAGTGATAAGACTGGGATATCACCTGATGGGGAAAAACCATCATATTTAAGCACAACCAGAGCCCCTCATTTTAGTTTACTAATGAAAAATATTGATTTGCTGGAAAACATGTTTGCTGATTCAGAGATGTCAAGATTAGAAAACGATATTCTGGTGCAACTAGAAAAGCTTGGAGCTTTAGAATTCTTTCATAGTCGTCTCTCAAGAACACTTCATTCTACTTCTCCTGAAGTGCTTGACGTGCCAAGGGAgcttgttgaagaaattgaaaaagATGACCTTGTTGGAAATGGAATAGATAAGGTAGTCGTACGTTCTAGAAAAAAGCAAGAGCGGAATTCAAGGAGAAACAGAGCATCCGGAATTGCTAATGACATTATTACAGTGCATCCACATACCAAAAACATCCAGGAGGATATGCAACAGCCAAAGTTTTATTCTGGGAAAAGAACACATGCTTCTAGAAATAAAAGACAGAAGATCGCTAAGAATGAGGCAGAAATGTCAAGAGGTGTTAAGGTTGTCACCAATTTTTATTAAGAGATATTGTATTACAGTTCTTACAGATTCTGAACACATCTTAATTTAATTCTTTGCTATGAAACAGCTGGTGGCCGAACTGGAAAGAATCAGGTCAATCCTTGAAGAAGAAACTGGTCGAGTAGCTAGTTTCAGTAGCTGGGCAGAAGCTGCTGGAGTTGAACAGAAGGAGTTGCAGCACCACTTGCATTTTGGTTGGTATTGCAGGGATGAGCTTCTGAAAAGCACACGGTCCTTAGTCTTGTATTTGGCAAGAAACTACAGGGGGCTTGGAGTGGCATTTGAAGACTTAATTCAGGTTAGTGAACCAAGTCTTAGCGAAATACCTTCATCAACTCTTCATTCCCATTTTAGCCATAGAGGTGGTAGCACGATTGCACCGTACTGCTTGAATTCCCAATTTTCTATTATGTTAGAAAGTAGAACTTTGGAAATTGATATGCAAGCTTACCATCTGAATCGCCTTTAAGAGCTCCACCATATGTTGGAAATCACTTTGCTCTCCTGATGCAACCCTTTTGCATCAAGTTGCTTGCACATAGTAAAGAACAAAAGCAAGATATTCACAATTAAATCAGGATAATAGAAACTCTCTTAGGCACAATCCTTATCATAGCCAGGAAAATAACCACcccaaaaagaaacaaagaagggcactcaagggtgtggcctagtggttAATGAAGTAGGTTGAGAACCATGAGATCTCAGGTTCAAATTCCAGCGGAGGCAAAACCACTAAAGGATTTCTTCCCATTtgtccaagccttggtggatagtTTTAGGTACATGTGctagtgggaggtagcaggtatccTGTGGAAATAATCGAGGTGCACGCAAGCTGAACCGGACACCATGTCCACTCTTATAAAAAAAAGAACAAGGATGCTCATACTGTCGTCATACCTTTGAATGTGATTCAGCACAGAAAACCAACCCAAATTACTCAATAAGGAAAAAGTGCATCTTTTCAGGGAGAGGTCATGCTGATATAAATATATGCGATAATGTTTAAGGACCCTAACATGACAGAAAAAAGAGAGTCAGATGTGAACATTCTCCATGAATGGCCAGAAACTAGACTATGAAATAATAGTCCGTTTCTCTTTTATCAGATATGAAGGATCTCCATGAATGCTCTAAAACTATGCCATCATAGTCTGCTTCTATTTTAACAACTTCCATACAGATGTTGACCCTCGCTTTGCAATTACTAGATTGGTACTAAGACTATTTCCTTACTAAATTGTCTGATGATAGTTCTTCCAAAGTATTTTTCAAGTTTTCCCTTCATGCATATACAAAGATATATTGTTAGTATACACTACTGCAAGTATATGTCAATAGAAGGAAGTACATACCTATCGCTAGCTTAAAGTATATGATTATCTAGTAACTAGCTAGACCGGGTTAAAGAGGAAACTACTGAATGATGGATGCTATTTTTCATTTTGGAAATCATAGTAGCTGAAATATTtactttttttatcttttaattgtgTTGCTACAGGCTGGGAACATGGGTGTGCTACAAGGTGCTGTAAGATTTGACGACACTAGGGGATACAAATTCTCAACTTACGTTCAGTATTGGATAAGAAAATCATTGTCAAAATTGGTGGCCCAGCATGCTAGAGGGATCCGAATTCCCGTATGTAATTTCCTTTCTGGGATATTTTACTCATCTTCTTTCAGTTTCATGTAGGTATAACAAAActttatctctttttcttttcaatggaTTCATGCAGTTCACTATATGCAAAGCAATAAATCAAATACATAAGGCTCGAAAAGCTCTCAGTAGGAGCCATGGAAAATTTCCAGGTGATAATGAAATTGCCAAGTACACGGGTCTATCTACGGCTAGGATTGCAATGGCTAGTAAATGTCTGAGAGTTGTGGGTTCAATTGATCAGAAAGTTGGACATTGCATCAGTGCAAAAGTTTTGGTAAAAATCTGatcctccttttttcttttcttctcctcttttctttgtttttcctttttaacaGTTGTGTTTATACCCTTTGATTTGGAAACTTTGAAATACCTATATTTGTTTCTCGACTAGTTTTGGGATAGAGGATAGTCGTTTTTTTGTTGTAAGTTAAGACGTGATGTCAAACTGTGCCAGTTGGAATTATAATGAAGGAAATGCCTTTCTAGTTTGGTTTATGATCTATTGAGAAATACACTCATATGACGTAGTGATAAGACAGCTTGCAAAACGCGAATAAACTTATTTCTTCTCACaccatattctttttttttatggtAATTCTTCTTGCATCATGTCTTCGTTTGGAAAAAGTAGAAATGTACCTTAAGCACTCTATGATAATTCATTATCTTTAACAACTAGCCTTTCCCGCTACCATTTTACTTTTTGGACATCACTCTCTTCTAGATAAGTATCTTAATTTCCATGCTAACCTTTTACCTTTTGGACATTACTATCTTCTGGAAAAGTATCTTAATGCTATTGAATCATTACGTGGCAGGAACTCACACCAGATAAATCAATTGTAAGCCCGGAGGAAACTGTCATTAGGGAAGACATAATAGACAACATGTATGCTCTTTTGGAAAGCTTGGATCCAAAAGAGCAGCAAGTAATATATTTTAGGTTTGGTCTTGAAAATCATCAGCGCAAATCCCTCGAGGAGATTGGGAGGCTTTATGGAGTAAGTAAAGAGTGGATTAGGAGAATAGAACGAAGAGCTCTCACAAAATTGAGAAGCGCGGATTGTTTCCAAGATTTAACTCATTACTCTGTATAGTTCAGACATTGCGTAGCCATAAGCATTTGTATTTACCAATTTGTAAACTTGATCGATCTCAGAGTAAATGTTTCTTGTATACTTCTTATCTGTAGAGTAGTCATATACCATCAGAACCTTGTATTGTTTACATCTTGTAAAGTTTAAGGACGTGATAAATAAATTTACTTCATTGATTGTCAGCATCAGCTATCAGATGACTAATTTCTATCTCTATAGTATGTATTTGTACCATAAATGACAAGCTGGCCAACAACCTGGCTTTTAGATGGTAACTCAGAACTTTGAATCAGAGACATTTATGCATTCAACTCAGTGATGGTTTCTATATTTAAGGTCCCAAATAGTTTTGTACAACTGGACTCTCAGCAATTTGTGATATCAGAGTAATGACACTGATTTTGATGTCAAAAGTATATACTCTTAGGATTTTACCCACGTTGCAACATAACAATGGCTCTATCTATAGAATGTTTCCATATTTCAAGATCTTGTAGTTGGATGATTCACAGTGTGTTGGTTACGGGTCCGACCAAGCTGGTCTTAGCTTTATATTTgttttaagaaatttattgagTATGTACAAATAATTAATTCAGAACTTAGtaacttaaaaaaaaaactagaatttcgaacCTATAAGCTTCAAATTTGGCTCCGCCCTATCTTCAAGTTCTAACACTTAAATCTTCTTCAAGTTTCTTAACAGTAACATTTTTTTGGCATGTCTCAGACTTAAAATGTATCATTAAAGTGTCTCTTATTAACAGTTTAAACTTTTAAGTATACATAATCAACATGATATTAGGACAAGCAAAGAATCTATATTCTCACTGTCACCCATTTGCAAAAAGTATATTCACatgcttaaaaaaaaaaaaaaaaatcatacttATACATGTAATTGCTTGTTGCACGCCCAAAGTGAAAGTTTAAAGTATCCCTTTAATTCAAACAACTTCACACTCTTTTGGGGTTTGTCACCTACACTTCTAATGCAGATTAGTATTTACTAGGACAAAATAAACAAGCAAAAGAAGTTTTAAATCTGCTAATTGGTGTTTATTGTTAAAACTATATCCTTATTACGTTCTTTCAAAAGTCATCCATTTGATAGAATGATTGCTTCTAGATTTGGTCCAGATGAAATCAAGAAGAAGGAGACAATCTTGGATTATGGCCAAACCATGCCCACTAACTTTTATGCTCTTGGGAATTGTTTGTTTCCatggttttcttttaattaaaaataatcatGATTTGACGAGCATACCCTCAATTTATATTAGtagttttttctttaatttttgtttaCTTCTAAAATCACAATTTAATAACTTTAGTTATAAAAATATttgtctaaaataatatttatctCTCTTGAATATTTCACTTAATTAATACTTCACTAATTGGAGTGAATTtgaaagaataataataaatgcacttatttttttaaagtatGATTAGGAATATTTATTTACGATAACATATGCATTTGATAGTAGGAAAACCCAcattaagtttttaaaaaattggaaGTTTGCTCCCCTCTCGTTCTCTAAATATGTTTCCTCCTAAGTATTCATATCTCTTAATCAATTAAAAATATTTCCAGATTACcacttctttcattttctttcttttttaatttaaagATGGATGAGCTAATATTTTCTCTAAAGTGAGGTCCCCTACAAATGGAaattgtttcttttatttctctttcgaAAATTTCATAGATAGTGCTGTATAAGATAAGGATAATCCCATTATGACACAAAGAAATTATGAAACTATTAAGTCGTAGTCACAATAATTTCAATGTACGATTTAGTACTTTGGTTTTTGTAAGGTTGTCAAAAAGGTCCATCTGATTATCACTTTACAGGATATCTTGAAAGGAAAGGCAACAAAGTTGAGCCGTAACTTGCCTTGGCTAAAGTTGATCACTTTCAAAAGGACTGAAAGTTTGATCCACTAAAAATGAGAGGCTCTAAGTGAAATTTTTAGAAGATAAGACAACAGCTATGGGTTTAAATATGCCAAGTCTTCATCTTTCCATAGAGACAGATAGGGGTGAAATTGTAAAATTGAGCCTGTCAATTCAAATTCTTTTTTCCGTGTTTAGTTAGTATTTGCATTTTGCATTAAGGTTCCGACTAATCTGATTTCACGTCACATGGGACCAATTAAAGAACAAAGCGCGTTTTACCAAAATCTTTTAATACGCAAGGTTCGAATTAGCTACCTTCGATTAAGCGTGGAGGAAATATCACAATTCTTGGTGGTCCCGTCAACCGAGGCGGATTTAGGCCCTTTTTACGGTGCAAAACTCATAGTATTTTCGCAACATAAGATATTTTATATAGATATTTCGTAAAATTAATCTAATATTATCTGTTAACACTTATGTTTCAAGAAGATTGAATGGTGTAATTTGTTGATTGCTAAATTATTTATCCCAAGATCTAGTTAATCTTGTTGGTTTAAGTATCAACTTCAAATTCAATACTTTATCAATAATTTACGATTTTgacaccaaaagccaaaaatCATCAACTCATCGGTGTAGAAAAATGTAAAACAAGAATAAAGATTTTTGCTGTATGACAATGGATATACTTTGAGGGGAAAAAAGAAAGTGAAAGatatttggacatatatataattaaacaagTACCTTTCGCAAAAGAATAGACTGTATTTGATAGGTGACGAAATGTACAATATTCATATTTCATAATCCAAAATCTCaaacattacaactcttaaaTCACATATTTTATTCGCGAATTATTtaaaactgtttacctcgaaaatacaaataacaattaaattttatttgtggttttaaagatatgtgatttagttcaatactaattaataatcaagaagtataacatataaatgaaagaaatgagtaaatcaaaccagtgttGCTAGGCAGTATCGATCTCGAGCCAAAGTGATCTCGAGATGGATCAAGAACAATAAAGCAAGAATAATAAagctaaaggacaattctgatgaacaatgaGTGAAAAAGTAAGATAGTATATTCTTTGtcaatgattagatgatgtttACAAATTATTGAGGTCTCTTTTATATAATAGGGAAaacctaaataaggtacatttctatttacagtaaagaatcttattgggacatctatctaaccgcctagtacggattcGTACAAATTTATTCTggaatttacgccatgatcttggggacgtggcaggaatcttGCTCATTCAGTTACAAATCCTTAATGGCATTATCTCGGGGTTGAGTATACTCGGCTTCGATACCCATCGCGCACTTCGATCCTTGGGCATTGCA includes the following:
- the LOC107803694 gene encoding RNA polymerase sigma factor sigC; this encodes MGFRLHLKWGFSVQPPFSSNSSAWPSSHSFKGKEALYDPARSLKPFINGDCEPSHSDPFRVRTCLSDPQLWTSDISVTTEIKTRIGRGSPSNIYGDIGSDKTGISPDGEKPSYLSTTRAPHFSLLMKNIDLLENMFADSEMSRLENDILVQLEKLGALEFFHSRLSRTLHSTSPEVLDVPRELVEEIEKDDLVGNGIDKVVVRSRKKQERNSRRNRASGIANDIITVHPHTKNIQEDMQQPKFYSGKRTHASRNKRQKIAKNEAEMSRGVKLVAELERIRSILEEETGRVASFSSWAEAAGVEQKELQHHLHFGWYCRDELLKSTRSLVLYLARNYRGLGVAFEDLIQAGNMGVLQGAVRFDDTRGYKFSTYVQYWIRKSLSKLVAQHARGIRIPFTICKAINQIHKARKALSRSHGKFPGDNEIAKYTGLSTARIAMASKCLRVVGSIDQKVGHCISAKVLELTPDKSIVSPEETVIREDIIDNMYALLESLDPKEQQVIYFRFGLENHQRKSLEEIGRLYGVSKEWIRRIERRALTKLRSADCFQDLTHYSV